Below is a window of Halomicrobium mukohataei DSM 12286 DNA.
CGTACATCTCCAGGTCCAGATCGCTGTAGTCCGGCGTTCCGAACCCCCGGAAGTCCGTCAGCGAGATCATGACGTTCCAGATGATCGCGCCGTAGACGAACAGCCCCACCAGCAGGAACGGCGGGAGCCAGAACTGCGAGGACTCGACGAAGTCGCTACCGAACCGCTCGTTCAGCCTGGTGATCGGCCCGAATCCGGTCTGCCGTTGTTCTTCGACGACCCCGCCGTCGGTGACTGCGTCGCCACTCTCCTCGGTGTCGTCGTTATGCGATGCCATGTCTCTCACCACCTGTCGAAACCGCCGAAATCCGGTCGCTCATTGGACCGGAATCAGTTGGAGACCGCGTCGATGAAGCCGCTGGTCGCCGCCTCGACGTTGTACGGTCCCGAGAACTCGCTGGAGATCACGTCGTTCAGCGTCGACATCGTCTCGGAGTCGACACCCAGACCGTGCTGGAGGTTCGGGGGCCGCTCCTCGGCGTTGGCGAAGTCCTCCTGGGTCTCCTGAAGGTACGGACCGAACGCGCTCATGTCCACGTCCGTCCGGGTCGGGATCGATCCCTTGTACTGGTTGAACGCGACCTGTGCGGCCTCGCTCCCGACGAAGGCCATGAACTTGTCCGTCTTCTCCGGGGTCGGGTTGTTCGACGGGTAGAGGAACGAGTCGAAGTGGAGCATGTACATCCCCTCGGAGCCGGGGTACGTCTTGAAGCCCCAGTCCTCGTCGTACTCGAAGTCCTCGGCGTTACGGAAGGCACCGGCCGCCCAGTTGCCCTGGTGGATGAAGGCGGCGTTGCCCTCGATGATGTTCTGGTTGGACTCCGTCAGACCGATCGAGGACGCGTCGTCGTTGATGTAGTTCTCGAGGATCTCGGCGACCGACTCGAAGGCCGACTGGACGGCGGCCTCGTCGGGACTGCCCTCGATGAAGTTCATGTAGGCGTCGTATCCTTCCTTACCGAGCATGGTCGACGCCCACAGCTGCGTCGTCGTCCAGGTCCCGCTCATACCGTGGGTCATCGGCACCGCGTCGGTCTCGGTCGCGACCGTCTCCAGTGCGTCGATCAGGGCCGAGACGCTGGTCAGCGAATCGGGATCGACGCCCGCCTCCTCGACGACCGAGGTGTTGTAGAACAGGCAGTTCAGTCGGTGGGAACCCAGCGGGACGGCTCGGAACGCACCGTTGTACTGGTGGAGATCGACTGCCTCCTGGACCATCACGTCCTCGAAGCCCTCTTCGTCCCACACGCTGTCGGCCTCGCCCAGCACGCCCTCGTAGCGCTGGAGGTTCTTGCCGGGCCAGTTGGCGAAGGAACTCGGCGGGTTGTTGTTCTGCAGCCGATTGGCGACGACTGCGTCGAGGTTCTGGTTCCCGCCCCCACCGATGGGGTTGAACTCGTGTTCCATGTCGGGGTACTCCTCTTCGAACGCCTCGACGAGTGCTTCGGCCGCTGCTGCACCGTCGCCGCCGGTCCAGCCGTGAAGCACTTCGAGTGGGTCCCCGCTGCTGTCGCCGCCGTCACTGCCGTCACTGCCGTCGGTGTTCTCACTGCCGCCGTCGCCGCCGTCGCCGCCGTCACCACCGCCGTCCCCGCTACAGCCAGCGAGGCCGATCAGTGTTGCCGCTCCTGTCGCTTCAACGAACCGCCGCCGCGAAAGTCGGTCACTATCGTCAGTCATGGTACTCCATGGTAGGGAATGATCGATTGCCATATATATTTGTCCCTCTGAGCGAAACCATTCTTACTGAAATTTTCTCACTTAGTTCTGTTTACTATAGCGAACAAACTGTGTGTCGACAGCCGACCAGAACGATCGAAGACCGATGGGCATACGGCGGTCCACACGGTGGTCGTACCCATGCGCCCTTCGACGACCGCCGCAACGTACCCCATCGCTGGCGACGCGCGTGAGCGGCCGCTGCTCGCCGTGTGGCTGTCGCTCGCTCTCTCGTTCGTCGTCCCAGCCGTCCCACTGCTCCCGGTCGTCGGCTACGTCGTCCGTGTCCTGACGGCCAGCGAACGGGGTGACTCTCTTCCCCCGTTTCTCGCGGACGGTCGAACCCTCCTCCGGCAGTCCGTCGGCGGGTCGATCCTCTGTCTGTTCTTCCTCGGGTTGCCCCTCGCCGCCCTGCTCGTGACGGTGTACGGCGTCGTCACGCTGGACGCCAGCGCGGGCGACCTTCCGACCGGTCGCATCCTCGCCGGTTCGACGGCGACGCTGTTTATCGGCCTGCTGGGGCTCTACTTGCTCCCGATCGCGCTGACGGTGTACGGACAGACGGGGTCGCTCCGGCAGGCGTTCTCGATCGAGTCGTTTCGGTCGATCGGCGGCCACGGCGCGTACTTCTTCGGCTGGACGCTCGGGTTCGTCGCGCTCACCGTCACGCTCGGCATCGGAGGCTCGCTCCTCACGTTCTCCCGCGTCGGGCCCCTCGTCGGGACGTTCGTCTTCGCCTACGGATTCCTCGTCGCCGCGTACCTGTGGGGGCGTGCGATCGCCCGTGCGCGCCGACGCTGATCGCCGACACGCGACGACGAGGAATTTCTATATGGTGAACGATGCTCCAGGTCGACGGTGTCACGGCCCCGCTCTCGGGGTCGCCCGAGGACGGACGCGTCCTGCCGAACCGACTCTCTTCGACGCGGAGGTCCCCACCGGAGCTACGGACGATCACGGATGCTCATCGTCGGTGATCTCCACGCACGTCCGCGGGTCCCACGCCACGGGCACTCGCCGGCTACGCCCGTGCGACGTACGAAGAGCCATTCACACTCGAAGGACGAGCTGCGATGTCTCCCTTTCGAGAGACGAGCACACGGTACGCAGTGCTCGTCGCAGGGATGCGGTGGGAGATTTGAACCTGAAGCAGACGTGCTCACTTCGTTGCGCGCGACTGCTGTGGTTCAAATCCCTCGTACCGATATTTGCCGCTCGCGAGTTCGCTCGCGGCAAAAGTATGCGGTGGGGGGGATTTGAACCCCCGTTAGGACCGTGGCAGGGTCCTGTGATACCACTACACTACCACCGCGGGTGAGTGCATTTTGATGTGGCGAGGGTGAAGGATAAAAGGCTTCCGAATTGGAGCCATAACCGTGGGAGGGCGACCCGAACGATACCCTCACACACCGGGGTCCCGTCTCGCGTTACGGGCTCCCGCCGACGACGAGCCACTGGTAGGTGAGACTGCCGATGCCGAGCATCACTATTCCCATGATGACGGTGCCGATAGCTATCCCCAGATTGAGGACACGGTACGGCAGGGCGTGGTCGCGCTCGAAGTCCTCTCGCTCGTAGATTTTCCTGAGCCCGACGACGCAGACGAAGACCACGACCAGCGCATTGATGACGAGAAAGTTGTCCCACATTCCCGCGATCACGAGGTTGGCGAGAATCGTGAGGCTCCCCAGCAGTGCCAACCCACCGCCGAGGAGGTAGAGTTGTCGCGTCAGCACGTGTCACAGTACCGATGGTGCCCGGATATATCCACCGTCGGAGCGTCCGTGGCGACAGCTGTCTGATCCCGCTCCAGTCCTTCCCAGTCGCATGGAACGTAGTCACGTGGAATCGCCAGGTAACGACCATCTAGGGCCGTGTGAACGCTTCTCATCGCGCGCGTGAAGCGGACTCTTTTTAAGGATGGCTGGGGGATGTATCGGCACAGTCTAGTGGCGCGACGTGGAAGCGTTCCGGTATGACGACTAGCGTACTCGTGCCGTCTTCCCTCGTCCGGGAAGCCGAGGACAGACGCGAGGCGACTCGCAAGCTGGGATACGTGGCCCGCGCGGCCGTCGTGTTCCGGGTCGATCGGCTGACGATCTTCCCCGATCCAGCGGGAGCGGGGAAGTGGGAAGACGGGTTCGTCGAAACCGTCTTGCGGTACGCCGCGACGCCGCCGTACCTCCGAAAGGAGGTCTGGGGCAAGCGGGACGAACTGGAGTACGTCGGCGTCTTACCGCCGCTCCGCGTCCGTTCACAGACCGGCTCCGGATCTGAGGGTTCGGGGTCGTTAAGACAGGGAATCGTGACCGAGGTCGGAGCTGATGGGCGCGTTCGGGTCAATTGCGGACTGCAACACCCGATCTCTCTCCCGGTACCTTCCGCGATGGAAGTGCCCGGCGAGGGGGAGCGCGTCACCGTCAGGGTCTCTTCGCGACGGCCAGTCCGCGCAAAGCTCGTCGACGAGCCCCTCACCGGGTACGTCGTCGACACCGCGGACGTGGATACGGCACTCGAACGGTCCGACGCCGGGTTCGCCATCGCCGCATCGCGGCATGGTGAGGAACTCGGCGTCGACCGGCTCGGCCAACTGGTCGAGCGCCGGGACGACGCGGGCCACATGACAGTGGCCTTCGGCGCTCCGGAGCGCGGGTTGCCAGCGATATTCGGATTGGACCCGGACGACGCCGTCCCAGACGGCACAGGTGACGACGACGCCGGGTTCGACCTTTGGCTGAATACGGTTCCAAACCAGGGAAGCGAGGTCGTGCGAACCGAAGAAGCGATGTTCGCCACTCTCGCTTCGCTGACCCTCACGGAGTAGACCATGCCACAACCAAGCAGACCACGCAAAGGCTCGCTGGGCTACGGCCCGCGTACGCGAGCGGCGAACGAAACGCCGCGCTTCAACAGCTGGCCGTCCGACGACGGCCAGGCTGGTCTCCAGGGGTTCGCCGGCTACAAGGCGGGAATGACACACGTCACTCTCGTCAACGACGAACCCAACTCCCCACGCGAGGGGATGGAAGAGACCGTCCCGGTGACGGTCGTGGAGACGCCGCCAGTGCGCGCCGTGGCAGTCCGAGCCTACGAAGACACGCCGTACGGCAAGCGTCCGCTCACGGAGGTCTGGACCGACGAGTTCCACTCGGAACTCGATCGCGCTCTGGACCTTCCCGAGGGCCACGACGCCGATGCCGCAGAGGAACAGGTACGCGACGCACTCGACGCCGGTGACATCGCGGACGTGCGCGTCGTCACGCACACGGTCCCCGACGAACTGGCCAACGTGCCAAAGAAAAAGCCCGACGTGATGGAGACGCGAGTCGGCGGTGGCTCGCTGAGCGACCGATTCGAGCACGCGCTCGAACTGGTCGACGACGGCGGCGAACACGCCATGAACGACGTGTTCCGCGCCGGTGAGTACGCCGACATCGCGGCCGTCACCAAGGGGAAAGGCACCCAGGGCCCCGTCAAGCGATGGGGCGTCCAGAAGCGGAAGGGCAAGCACGCCCGCCAGGGCTGGCGACGACGGATCGGCAACCTCGGTCCGTGGAACCCCTCCCGGGTCCGCTCGACGGTGCCCCAGCAGGGCCAGACCGGCTACCACCAGCGAACCGAGCTCAACAAGCGCCTCATCGATATCGGCGACGGCGACGACGCCAGCGTCGACGGCGGCTTCGTCAACTACGGCGAAGTCGACGGGCCGTACACGCTCGTCAAGGGCTCGGTTCCCGGTCCGGACCAGCGCCTCGTGCGCTTCCGACCGGCAGTGCGTCCGAACGACCAGCCGCGCCTCGACCCAGAGGTGCGCTTCGTCTCGACGCAGTCGAATCAGGGATAACACATGCAGGCAACAATCTACGACCTGGACGGTAACGCAGGCGACGAGGTCGATCTGCCCGCGGTCTTCGAGACCACGGTCCGACCCGATCTCATCGCCACTGCAGTGCGTGCCCAACAGGCAAACCGGAAGCAGGACTACGGGTCCGACGAGTACGCGGGTCTGCGAACGCCTGCCGAGTCGTTCGGTAGCGGTCGCGGGATGGCCCACGTTCCCCGAGAGGGAGGCCAGGCACGGCGCGTCCCCCAGGCAGTTGGGGGTCGACCGGCCCACCCGCCGAAGGCCGAGAAGGACCGATCGCTGACGATCAACGACAAGGAGCGCAAGCTCGCGACGCGCTCGGCCATCGCCGCGACGGCCGACAGCGAACTCGTCGCCGAGCGCGGTCACGAGTTCGACGACGATCTCGAACTCCCGCTCGTCGTCGACGACTCCTTCGAGGACCTCCAGAAGACCCAGGCCGTCGTCGACACGCTCGAATCGCTCGGCGTTCACGCCGACATCGAGCGCGCCGACGACACGAAGATCAAGGCCGGCAAGGGCTCCGCCCGCGGGCGGAAGTACCGCCGACCGTCCTCGATTCTGTTCGTCACCAGCGAGGAGCCGTCGAAGGCGGCTCGCAACCTCGCCGGTGCCGACGTGACCACCGCGCGCGAGGTCAAC
It encodes the following:
- a CDS encoding putative RNA uridine N3 methyltransferase translates to MTTSVLVPSSLVREAEDRREATRKLGYVARAAVVFRVDRLTIFPDPAGAGKWEDGFVETVLRYAATPPYLRKEVWGKRDELEYVGVLPPLRVRSQTGSGSEGSGSLRQGIVTEVGADGRVRVNCGLQHPISLPVPSAMEVPGEGERVTVRVSSRRPVRAKLVDEPLTGYVVDTADVDTALERSDAGFAIAASRHGEELGVDRLGQLVERRDDAGHMTVAFGAPERGLPAIFGLDPDDAVPDGTGDDDAGFDLWLNTVPNQGSEVVRTEEAMFATLASLTLTE
- a CDS encoding DUF4013 domain-containing protein, yielding MRPSTTAATYPIAGDARERPLLAVWLSLALSFVVPAVPLLPVVGYVVRVLTASERGDSLPPFLADGRTLLRQSVGGSILCLFFLGLPLAALLVTVYGVVTLDASAGDLPTGRILAGSTATLFIGLLGLYLLPIALTVYGQTGSLRQAFSIESFRSIGGHGAYFFGWTLGFVALTVTLGIGGSLLTFSRVGPLVGTFVFAYGFLVAAYLWGRAIARARRR
- a CDS encoding ABC transporter substrate-binding protein, whose amino-acid sequence is MTDDSDRLSRRRFVEATGAATLIGLAGCSGDGGGDGGDGGDGGSENTDGSDGSDGGDSSGDPLEVLHGWTGGDGAAAAEALVEAFEEEYPDMEHEFNPIGGGGNQNLDAVVANRLQNNNPPSSFANWPGKNLQRYEGVLGEADSVWDEEGFEDVMVQEAVDLHQYNGAFRAVPLGSHRLNCLFYNTSVVEEAGVDPDSLTSVSALIDALETVATETDAVPMTHGMSGTWTTTQLWASTMLGKEGYDAYMNFIEGSPDEAAVQSAFESVAEILENYINDDASSIGLTESNQNIIEGNAAFIHQGNWAAGAFRNAEDFEYDEDWGFKTYPGSEGMYMLHFDSFLYPSNNPTPEKTDKFMAFVGSEAAQVAFNQYKGSIPTRTDVDMSAFGPYLQETQEDFANAEERPPNLQHGLGVDSETMSTLNDVISSEFSGPYNVEAATSGFIDAVSN
- the rpl4p gene encoding 50S ribosomal protein L4, whose product is MQATIYDLDGNAGDEVDLPAVFETTVRPDLIATAVRAQQANRKQDYGSDEYAGLRTPAESFGSGRGMAHVPREGGQARRVPQAVGGRPAHPPKAEKDRSLTINDKERKLATRSAIAATADSELVAERGHEFDDDLELPLVVDDSFEDLQKTQAVVDTLESLGVHADIERADDTKIKAGKGSARGRKYRRPSSILFVTSEEPSKAARNLAGADVTTAREVNAEDLAPGTAPGRLTIWTESALAEVSER
- a CDS encoding 50S ribosomal protein L3, which encodes MPQPSRPRKGSLGYGPRTRAANETPRFNSWPSDDGQAGLQGFAGYKAGMTHVTLVNDEPNSPREGMEETVPVTVVETPPVRAVAVRAYEDTPYGKRPLTEVWTDEFHSELDRALDLPEGHDADAAEEQVRDALDAGDIADVRVVTHTVPDELANVPKKKPDVMETRVGGGSLSDRFEHALELVDDGGEHAMNDVFRAGEYADIAAVTKGKGTQGPVKRWGVQKRKGKHARQGWRRRIGNLGPWNPSRVRSTVPQQGQTGYHQRTELNKRLIDIGDGDDASVDGGFVNYGEVDGPYTLVKGSVPGPDQRLVRFRPAVRPNDQPRLDPEVRFVSTQSNQG